A window of the Synechococcus sp. JA-3-3Ab genome harbors these coding sequences:
- a CDS encoding tRNA-(ms[2]io[6]A)-hydroxylase → MPETSSDPVPTLQLASPTSAAWIDQAIRHLDLILLDHANCEKKAAGNALSLLFRYPANGRLVEALSPLAREELQHFERVHRHLQRLGIPIRPLSAAPYASRLNQHLRRSEPEHLLDALLVAAIIEARSHERLGLLGIHAPDPELRQFYLWLAAAEERHWQLYLDLALEQFPADEVQERLDTLLQVEAEILSTLHPEPRVHS, encoded by the coding sequence ATGCCTGAAACCTCTTCTGACCCTGTGCCGACGCTACAACTGGCCTCGCCGACTTCTGCGGCCTGGATCGACCAAGCCATTCGTCACCTCGACCTTATCTTGTTGGATCACGCCAACTGCGAGAAAAAAGCGGCGGGCAACGCCCTTAGTTTGCTGTTTCGCTACCCGGCCAACGGGCGGCTGGTGGAAGCGCTGTCGCCGCTGGCGCGGGAGGAGCTGCAGCACTTTGAGCGGGTGCATCGCCACCTGCAACGGCTGGGGATCCCGATCAGGCCCCTCTCGGCTGCTCCCTACGCCAGCCGTCTCAACCAGCACCTGCGCCGCTCCGAGCCGGAGCACCTTTTGGACGCTTTGCTGGTGGCCGCCATCATCGAGGCCCGCAGCCACGAACGCCTGGGCCTGCTGGGGATCCACGCCCCCGACCCGGAGCTGCGGCAGTTTTACCTCTGGCTGGCGGCGGCTGAAGAGCGGCACTGGCAGTTGTATCTAGACCTGGCGCTGGAGCAGTTCCCCGCTGACGAGGTGCAGGAGCGGCTGGACACCCTGCTGCAGGTGGAAGCGGAGATTTTATCGACCCTTCACCCTGAGCCTCGTGTCCACAGCTAA
- a CDS encoding DUF1796 family putative cysteine peptidase codes for MYRFQVRATTQPGDRIALVGSSPQLGAWDPCRCVWLQTDPDRYPLWWVELPLGPADGTSSPLSSGEGLEETPRLEYRYLRVQADGEVIWEAADRNRWVPLEPEPLPAVLIVEDGEFGRIPFYPYGYFALPVSEPEPEDCPGLKIVVLGSSVALGCSAWLLRGWAWLLQKALRERYGHQVRNLSELGANVSRTLARFEQVVIPEHPDVVIVALSLGNEGLATALPEHRRAVQRRFENGLQRLIQRIQDIGALPVLGGVYPHADYGLEQHLLLQETQQRMLSWGCPVFNWLPILDDGQGRWKPDLAFDAAHPNTKGHQLMFAAIDLSIFDPNTVKSAPLKLASSKEKLIFEDPSGFWAALEGQNRFRLVNITPYDYTLTPTWQSLQAAFQEARLQPGLYIGKSGEKGQDQPLYSLSIHENGLIQTTLSIPPDADLVFSPAADFFSPESSEIVFSDGTLTLLKLSYPSAGLDPKPRLCVINQSSYEYNIHPMWKEVRAALKALPTGVYEDPLYRDAPFRTLMIGERGLESRVKAAPNSVMLLEYTCALSDIHRVAVVPLGDRCAVRMLLYKLEYDGPAFPFDLTRTSNLADVADMIHHEFQGMWDPQYLHYSPEDRRIYHSKWTGLSFGHEVEEGEDPLQNMNPIHERMRTRYTARAKRFLYVLEKADKTLFVRTGGCQRGAVIDLMDKLSAKRKGKPFLLLIISPQPSEEFAGIPNVIHYDMEFNPDRMCADPEHWRYCTEIMREILHSLGVSSRNLFWCPPQPA; via the coding sequence ATGTATCGCTTTCAAGTTCGCGCCACCACTCAGCCCGGCGATCGAATTGCCCTGGTGGGATCCAGCCCTCAACTGGGCGCCTGGGATCCCTGCCGCTGTGTTTGGCTGCAGACGGATCCCGATCGCTACCCGCTCTGGTGGGTGGAGTTGCCATTAGGCCCGGCAGATGGCACTTCTAGCCCACTGTCCTCTGGGGAGGGACTCGAAGAAACCCCTCGACTGGAGTACCGGTACCTGCGCGTTCAGGCCGATGGCGAAGTTATTTGGGAAGCCGCCGATAGGAATCGCTGGGTGCCGCTTGAGCCGGAACCTTTGCCGGCAGTTTTGATCGTGGAAGATGGCGAGTTTGGCCGGATCCCTTTCTATCCATACGGCTATTTTGCCTTGCCGGTGAGCGAGCCTGAGCCCGAAGATTGTCCGGGACTGAAGATAGTCGTCTTGGGCAGTTCGGTGGCCCTGGGGTGCAGCGCCTGGCTGTTGCGAGGATGGGCCTGGCTGTTGCAGAAAGCTCTACGAGAACGCTATGGCCATCAAGTGCGGAACCTCTCCGAATTGGGGGCAAACGTCAGCCGAACCCTGGCCCGATTTGAGCAGGTGGTGATCCCTGAACATCCCGATGTCGTTATTGTTGCCTTGTCTTTGGGAAATGAAGGCTTGGCCACGGCTCTGCCGGAGCATCGCCGTGCCGTCCAAAGGCGGTTTGAAAACGGCCTGCAGCGGTTAATTCAGCGAATTCAAGACATTGGAGCCTTGCCAGTTTTGGGAGGGGTTTACCCCCATGCAGACTACGGCCTAGAACAGCATCTGCTTTTGCAGGAAACTCAGCAAAGGATGCTCAGTTGGGGATGCCCCGTGTTCAACTGGCTGCCCATCTTAGACGATGGCCAGGGGCGCTGGAAGCCAGATCTGGCTTTTGACGCGGCCCACCCTAATACCAAGGGGCACCAACTCATGTTTGCGGCTATTGACCTCTCGATTTTTGATCCCAACACTGTGAAGTCAGCCCCCCTAAAGCTGGCATCATCCAAAGAAAAGCTGATTTTTGAGGATCCCTCTGGCTTTTGGGCGGCCTTGGAGGGTCAGAATCGATTCCGCCTTGTTAATATTACTCCTTATGATTACACCTTGACACCGACTTGGCAATCTTTACAAGCTGCTTTTCAAGAAGCTCGACTACAGCCAGGCTTATATATTGGTAAAAGCGGTGAGAAAGGGCAAGATCAACCTTTGTACTCCCTCTCCATTCATGAGAATGGCTTGATTCAAACAACCCTTTCCATTCCCCCAGATGCCGACCTTGTCTTTTCTCCGGCAGCCGATTTTTTCTCTCCGGAATCTTCAGAAATAGTCTTTAGTGACGGGACTCTAACACTCCTCAAACTTAGCTACCCATCCGCCGGCTTGGATCCCAAGCCCCGCCTGTGTGTGATTAACCAAAGCAGCTATGAGTACAACATCCACCCTATGTGGAAAGAAGTGCGGGCTGCCCTCAAAGCTCTGCCAACAGGCGTTTATGAGGATCCCCTCTATCGCGATGCTCCCTTTCGCACGTTGATGATTGGAGAGAGGGGGTTGGAAAGCCGGGTCAAGGCTGCTCCCAACTCGGTCATGCTATTGGAATACACATGCGCCTTATCTGATATTCATCGCGTTGCTGTTGTTCCCCTGGGGGATCGCTGTGCGGTGCGGATGCTGCTCTACAAGTTGGAATACGACGGGCCTGCCTTTCCGTTTGATCTAACCCGCACCAGCAACCTAGCGGATGTAGCCGATATGATCCACCACGAGTTTCAGGGCATGTGGGATCCGCAATATTTGCACTACAGCCCTGAAGACAGGCGAATTTATCACAGCAAGTGGACAGGTCTTTCTTTCGGCCATGAGGTGGAAGAGGGGGAAGACCCCCTGCAGAATATGAATCCAATCCATGAGCGGATGCGGACTCGTTATACAGCTCGCGCCAAGCGCTTTCTATATGTCTTGGAAAAGGCGGACAAGACCTTGTTCGTGCGCACAGGCGGCTGTCAGCGGGGCGCGGTGATCGACTTGATGGATAAATTGTCCGCTAAGCGAAAGGGCAAGCCCTTCCTACTCCTTATCATTTCCCCTCAGCCTTCAGAGGAGTTTGCCGGGATCCCCAATGTCATCCACTACGATATGGAGTTCAACCCCGACCGCATGTGTGCGGATCCCGAGCATTGGCGGTACTGCACAGAGATCATGAGAGAGATCCTCCATTCTCTGGGAGTTTCCAGCCGCAATCTTTTCTGGTGTCCTCCCCAGCCGGCTTAA
- the murI gene encoding glutamate racemase → MRWEWGSDPDPSWPIGVFDSGLGGLTVWRALRRRLPQERLVYFADTARLPYGDRSAEEILTFVRQILRWMQAQPVKVVVMACNTSSALALEQVQQEFALPILGLILPGAQAALAQGSRIGVIATAATVKSRAYSKAIQEYSALDPRRFPQPVQCWEQACPEFVPLIEAGQLDGPELRQAAERYLQPLLQQGIDTLVYGCTHYPLLDPLLKSLLPSSVRRVDPGVALVGSLARELSLWGLRRPSTASQAEPHRFYVSGDPERFAQLATPWLGFRPQVERVEWPALDVNNSRRP, encoded by the coding sequence ATGCGTTGGGAGTGGGGATCAGATCCGGATCCCAGTTGGCCAATTGGGGTGTTTGACAGTGGCTTGGGCGGGCTCACCGTCTGGCGGGCCCTGCGCCGTCGCTTGCCCCAGGAGCGCCTTGTCTACTTTGCCGACACGGCGCGGCTGCCCTATGGGGATCGCTCCGCCGAGGAGATCTTGACTTTTGTGCGGCAGATCCTCCGCTGGATGCAGGCGCAGCCGGTGAAGGTGGTGGTGATGGCCTGCAACACCAGCTCGGCGCTGGCCCTGGAGCAGGTGCAGCAGGAGTTTGCCCTGCCCATTCTGGGGCTGATCCTGCCCGGCGCCCAGGCGGCCCTGGCCCAGGGATCCCGCATTGGGGTCATTGCCACGGCAGCCACGGTCAAAAGCCGCGCCTACTCCAAGGCCATTCAAGAGTACAGCGCTCTGGATCCCCGGCGCTTTCCCCAACCTGTCCAGTGCTGGGAGCAGGCCTGCCCGGAGTTCGTCCCCCTCATCGAAGCCGGCCAGTTGGACGGCCCCGAGCTGCGCCAAGCGGCTGAACGCTATTTGCAGCCGCTCCTGCAACAGGGGATCGACACCCTCGTCTACGGCTGCACCCACTACCCGCTGCTGGATCCTCTCCTGAAGTCCTTGCTGCCCTCTTCGGTCAGACGGGTGGATCCCGGCGTGGCGCTGGTGGGATCCCTGGCCCGGGAACTCAGCCTCTGGGGCCTGCGCCGACCCTCAACTGCTAGCCAGGCAGAACCTCACCGCTTCTATGTGAGTGGGGATCCGGAGCGGTTTGCCCAGTTGGCCACTCCTTGGCTGGGCTTTCGACCCCAGGTGGAACGGGTGGAATGGCCGGCCTTGGACGTCAACAACTCCCGCCGGCCCTAG
- a CDS encoding ArsJ-associated glyceraldehyde-3-phosphate dehydrogenase — translation MAARVGINGFGRIGRLVLRAAWGWPELEFAHINEIKGGPATAAHLLKFDSVQGRWNTDIEASEQRLRIQDKTLTFSEFKSPGEVPWADLGIDLVLECSGKFVKAAELDAYFKAGVRKVIVAAPVQDEEALNIVMGVNDHLYDPARHHLLTAASCTTNCLAPLVKVIHEGIGILHGVITTVHDVTNTQSMVDAPHKDLRRARSALLSLVPTTTGSAKAIGLIYPELKGKLNGLAVRVPLLNASLTDAVFEVKRPTTVEEVNHLLKTAAEGELKGILGYEELPLVSVDFKGDPRSSIVDAPSTMVVDGTQVKILAWYDNEWGYANRMAELARKVALSL, via the coding sequence ATGGCGGCACGGGTGGGTATCAACGGTTTTGGCCGCATTGGGCGTTTGGTGCTGCGGGCGGCTTGGGGTTGGCCGGAGCTGGAGTTTGCCCACATCAACGAGATCAAAGGTGGGCCTGCTACTGCGGCTCACCTGCTCAAGTTCGACTCAGTGCAGGGCCGCTGGAACACCGACATCGAGGCATCTGAGCAACGGCTGCGCATCCAAGACAAAACCCTTACCTTCAGCGAGTTCAAATCTCCCGGCGAAGTCCCTTGGGCGGATCTGGGGATCGACCTGGTGCTGGAGTGCTCGGGCAAATTCGTCAAGGCGGCAGAGCTGGATGCCTACTTCAAAGCAGGGGTGCGCAAAGTCATTGTGGCTGCCCCCGTCCAGGATGAAGAGGCCCTCAACATCGTCATGGGCGTCAACGACCACCTCTACGACCCCGCTCGCCACCATTTGCTCACAGCCGCCTCCTGCACCACCAACTGCCTGGCCCCCTTGGTAAAGGTCATCCACGAGGGGATCGGCATCCTGCACGGGGTGATCACCACCGTCCACGACGTCACCAATACCCAAAGTATGGTGGATGCCCCCCACAAAGACCTGCGGCGGGCCCGCTCGGCTCTGCTGTCTTTGGTGCCCACCACCACCGGCTCGGCCAAGGCCATCGGCCTCATCTACCCTGAGCTGAAGGGAAAGCTCAACGGCCTTGCCGTGCGCGTGCCCCTGCTCAATGCCTCTTTGACCGACGCGGTGTTCGAGGTAAAGCGGCCCACCACGGTGGAAGAGGTGAATCATCTCTTAAAAACGGCAGCCGAGGGGGAACTCAAGGGCATCCTTGGCTATGAGGAGCTGCCGCTGGTCTCGGTGGATTTCAAGGGGGATCCCCGCTCCAGCATTGTGGATGCCCCTTCCACCATGGTGGTAGATGGCACGCAGGTGAAGATCCTGGCCTGGTACGACAACGAATGGGGCTACGCCAACCGCATGGCGGAATTGGCCCGCAAGGTGGCCCTCAGTTTATAG
- a CDS encoding sensor histidine kinase, whose amino-acid sequence MFQATRRWLALWYTVVTGVFLLLFAGSFYWYVQSTLIERVDDTLGHVVEIVERSLVVDESLLDPQQARQSLEASFRDDPSTLEDDHIDLEWFDPQGSLIWSTVPGGIPAPLLTEGSLHTARIAPGYWLRQFTEPILAGGKLLGYLRVSHPWFEVSKPTRQLIRDLSLWVVASLACVGGIGWLLSGLAMQPIRQSYQQLKQFTADASHELRSPLASIQTTVQVALADPHLDADTRQRWQMVERLCLRLGRLVDDLLFLARHDSGMVPFQPRCCALDALLLQVVEELQGLANQKGIHLKLDIVTPDEEAEGYPFAFWGDEDLLARLFTNLIENALLHTPSGGEVQVRLRQRLRSGSPELVLQVQDSGPGIPPQALPHLFDRFYRVDPARSGDPNRRSGSGLGLAIVKSIAEQHRGQVQVESEVGQGSTFEVILPQRQLETCTPETL is encoded by the coding sequence ATGTTCCAGGCAACGCGGCGGTGGTTGGCCCTCTGGTACACCGTGGTAACAGGGGTGTTTTTGTTGCTGTTTGCCGGCAGCTTCTACTGGTATGTGCAGTCAACCCTGATCGAGCGGGTGGACGACACGCTGGGCCATGTGGTGGAAATTGTCGAGCGCTCCCTGGTGGTGGACGAGAGCCTCTTGGATCCACAGCAGGCCCGCCAGAGCTTAGAGGCCAGCTTTCGGGATGATCCCAGCACCCTGGAGGACGACCACATCGACCTGGAGTGGTTTGATCCCCAGGGATCCCTCATCTGGTCCACGGTGCCCGGCGGCATCCCTGCCCCCCTGCTGACCGAGGGATCCCTGCACACCGCCCGCATCGCGCCTGGGTATTGGCTGCGCCAGTTCACCGAGCCGATCCTGGCCGGTGGGAAGCTGCTGGGGTATTTGCGGGTCAGCCACCCCTGGTTTGAGGTGAGCAAGCCGACACGCCAGCTCATTCGGGATCTCAGCCTCTGGGTAGTGGCCAGTTTGGCCTGTGTGGGGGGAATCGGCTGGCTGCTCTCCGGTTTGGCCATGCAGCCCATCCGCCAGTCTTACCAGCAGCTCAAGCAATTTACCGCCGATGCCTCCCACGAGCTGCGCAGCCCCTTGGCCAGCATTCAAACCACGGTACAGGTGGCTTTGGCCGATCCGCACCTGGACGCCGACACCCGCCAGCGCTGGCAGATGGTGGAGCGGCTGTGTTTGCGGCTGGGCCGCCTGGTGGACGACCTGCTGTTTCTGGCCCGCCACGACAGCGGCATGGTGCCTTTCCAGCCCCGCTGCTGTGCGCTGGATGCTCTGCTGCTGCAGGTGGTAGAGGAGTTGCAAGGGCTGGCCAACCAGAAAGGGATCCACCTCAAGCTGGACATTGTCACCCCCGACGAGGAAGCAGAGGGCTATCCCTTCGCCTTTTGGGGAGATGAAGACCTGTTGGCCCGCCTGTTCACCAACCTGATCGAAAACGCCCTTCTCCACACTCCCTCTGGCGGCGAGGTGCAGGTGCGCCTTAGGCAGCGGCTGCGCTCCGGATCCCCAGAACTGGTGCTTCAGGTGCAAGATAGCGGGCCGGGGATCCCACCCCAGGCGCTGCCCCACCTGTTCGACCGTTTCTACCGGGTGGATCCGGCCCGCAGCGGGGATCCCAATCGGCGGTCGGGATCGGGTTTGGGGCTGGCCATTGTCAAAAGCATCGCCGAGCAGCATCGGGGGCAGGTGCAGGTGGAGAGCGAGGTGGGGCAGGGATCCACCTTTGAGGTGATTTTGCCCCAGCGACAATTGGAAACTTGCACTCCAGAAACCCTCTGA
- a CDS encoding N-acetylmuramoyl-L-alanine amidase, whose translation MPGLEREPKLSRQSSLWGATLLLGLAGAGLFSPLPAQAELTAVPGLSRIESWHYDPQRGWLEVNTQGEVRPFLFVLQNPPRVVLDFPNTLFGREPQTQTFPGRVTSLEIKQFTPTITRFVLHLQPDQPLSLDQLQLLTAGPSRWAVQFLQPEQPLPAAAPLFPSAAGPRDPISPSPPLPRRPEASPLSPPATSPSSHRILAISPQAEGFFIRTQGSPSTTVRRILDPDRVVVDFLNTTLSPALTQRVYTVNRLGVSRLRVGQFEPTIARVVLDVDPSSGDWEARYDPQQGGIWIQPAGGAAQASLLPDLSSADSQGPLATLRSVELRGNQLIISADGFMFYRAGWDPESGGYRINVAPARLPESLPDPGLPIGGPVQRIRFVQEDARTVSILVQPAEEFNVFEPNPGQGSRRITLELRPLHAPPSAPQPQPPAQASLPSRRGRTVIAIDPGHGGRDPGAIGVGGIQEKDIVLSVSHQVRHLLQERGYEVVMTRTDDREVLLQPRVDMAVQANATLLVSIHANALERSSIHGIETYYLRPDSAELAVVLHRSLVRASGAADRGVRRARFFMVRETPVGMPSVLLELGYVTNPTEGRKLATPEYQAILARAIAEGIEAFLRSRQR comes from the coding sequence ATGCCTGGATTGGAACGGGAGCCCAAACTGTCTAGGCAGAGCTCTCTGTGGGGGGCAACGCTGCTGCTGGGCTTGGCCGGAGCAGGTTTATTTTCCCCCTTGCCCGCTCAAGCAGAGCTGACCGCCGTTCCTGGCTTGTCTCGCATCGAGAGTTGGCACTACGACCCGCAGCGGGGATGGCTAGAGGTCAACACCCAGGGAGAGGTGCGTCCTTTTCTGTTTGTGCTGCAAAACCCTCCTAGGGTAGTGCTGGATTTTCCCAACACTCTCTTTGGGCGGGAGCCCCAAACCCAGACCTTTCCGGGGCGGGTTACCTCGTTGGAGATCAAACAGTTCACCCCAACGATCACTCGCTTTGTGCTGCACCTGCAGCCGGATCAGCCTCTCAGCCTCGACCAACTGCAACTGCTCACGGCTGGTCCCTCCCGCTGGGCTGTCCAGTTCCTCCAACCCGAGCAGCCCTTGCCCGCAGCAGCACCGCTATTTCCCTCGGCAGCCGGCCCCAGGGATCCCATCTCACCGTCCCCGCCGCTGCCCCGCCGCCCCGAAGCCAGCCCACTCTCTCCTCCTGCAACCTCCCCTTCCAGCCATCGGATCTTGGCCATTTCTCCGCAAGCGGAGGGCTTTTTCATCCGCACTCAGGGTAGCCCTTCCACCACGGTGCGGCGCATCCTCGATCCGGATCGAGTGGTGGTGGATTTTCTCAACACCACCCTCAGCCCCGCCCTCACCCAGCGGGTCTATACCGTCAACCGCCTGGGGGTTTCGCGGCTGCGGGTGGGGCAATTCGAGCCCACCATCGCCCGCGTGGTCTTGGATGTGGATCCTTCCAGTGGCGACTGGGAGGCCCGCTACGACCCGCAGCAGGGAGGAATCTGGATCCAGCCCGCCGGGGGTGCTGCCCAGGCCAGCCTTCTGCCCGATCTCAGCTCTGCCGACTCCCAAGGGCCCCTGGCTACCTTGCGCTCTGTGGAGCTGCGGGGGAATCAGCTCATCATCAGCGCCGATGGGTTCATGTTCTACCGGGCCGGCTGGGATCCGGAAAGCGGCGGCTACCGCATCAACGTGGCACCGGCCCGCCTACCCGAGTCCTTGCCGGATCCCGGCTTGCCAATTGGAGGGCCGGTGCAGCGGATCCGCTTTGTGCAGGAAGATGCCCGCACGGTCAGCATTCTGGTGCAACCTGCCGAAGAGTTCAACGTCTTTGAGCCCAATCCCGGCCAGGGATCCCGCCGCATCACCCTGGAGCTGCGCCCCCTCCACGCTCCGCCGTCCGCACCCCAGCCGCAACCGCCTGCCCAAGCTTCCCTTCCTTCCCGCCGGGGCCGGACGGTCATCGCCATCGATCCAGGCCACGGCGGACGGGATCCCGGTGCCATTGGGGTGGGTGGGATCCAGGAAAAGGACATCGTGCTCTCCGTTTCCCACCAGGTACGACACCTGTTGCAAGAGCGGGGGTATGAGGTGGTGATGACCCGCACCGACGACCGGGAAGTGCTGCTGCAGCCGCGGGTGGATATGGCCGTGCAGGCCAACGCCACTCTGCTGGTGAGCATCCACGCCAATGCTCTAGAGCGCTCCAGCATCCACGGCATTGAGACCTACTACCTGCGGCCCGACAGCGCCGAGCTGGCTGTGGTCTTGCACCGCAGCTTGGTGAGGGCCAGCGGCGCCGCCGACCGGGGGGTGCGACGGGCCCGCTTCTTCATGGTGCGGGAAACGCCGGTGGGCATGCCTTCGGTGCTGCTGGAGCTGGGGTATGTAACCAACCCAACCGAAGGGCGAAAGTTGGCTACCCCCGAATACCAGGCCATTTTGGCGCGGGCCATTGCCGAGGGCATCGAGGCCTTTCTGCGTAGCCGCCAAAGATAG
- the arsJ gene encoding organoarsenical effux MFS transporter ArsJ codes for MTAVSSAQAAAVRNYALVTAAYWGFTLTDGAIRMLVLLHFHKLGFTPIQIAMLFLFYEIFGVITNFLGGWIGSLFGLRLTLYGGIAIQIFGLVMLGVINLQWPVWGQVAYVMTAQALAGIAKDLTKMSSKSAIRLVVPKEAESRLFRWVAMLTGSKNALKGVGFFVGAALLQIFTEIYGDPMGFRMANFVQAGALALIFCSGILLPADMGKVKAKIPFKRLFSKSREINLLSAARFFLFGSRDVWFVVALPVFLYDSLGWSFMQVGSYMALWVIGYGIIQFLAPQLLGGGRPGRAPKARTIQIWTFTLTAVPALIATAFMAGLPPQWVVTGGLILFGIVFAFNSAVHSYLVLAYTEDDDVALNVGFYYMANSGGRLLGTVTSGILFQLYGLEGCLWFSTLLILMAGLFSLKLPDPSKTPVEWVVKPGD; via the coding sequence ATGACTGCTGTCTCGAGCGCCCAAGCTGCCGCCGTGCGCAACTATGCCCTGGTAACGGCTGCCTACTGGGGCTTTACCCTCACCGACGGCGCCATCCGCATGTTGGTGCTGCTCCACTTCCACAAGTTGGGCTTCACCCCGATTCAGATTGCCATGCTGTTTCTCTTCTACGAGATCTTTGGGGTGATCACCAACTTTCTGGGCGGCTGGATTGGATCCCTGTTTGGCCTGCGGCTGACGCTGTACGGGGGCATCGCCATCCAGATCTTCGGCTTGGTGATGCTGGGGGTGATCAACCTGCAATGGCCGGTCTGGGGCCAGGTGGCCTATGTGATGACGGCCCAAGCCCTGGCCGGGATCGCCAAAGATCTCACCAAGATGAGCTCCAAAAGCGCCATCCGCCTGGTGGTGCCCAAGGAGGCCGAGTCCCGCCTCTTCCGCTGGGTGGCCATGCTGACGGGATCCAAAAACGCCCTCAAGGGGGTAGGGTTTTTCGTCGGGGCGGCCCTGCTGCAGATCTTCACTGAGATCTACGGGGATCCCATGGGCTTCCGCATGGCCAATTTCGTCCAGGCGGGGGCGCTGGCTTTGATCTTCTGTTCCGGGATCCTGCTGCCGGCGGACATGGGCAAGGTCAAGGCCAAGATCCCCTTCAAGCGGCTGTTTTCCAAAAGCCGCGAGATCAACCTCCTCTCAGCCGCCCGCTTTTTCCTCTTTGGGTCGCGCGATGTGTGGTTTGTGGTGGCCCTGCCGGTGTTCCTCTACGACAGCCTAGGCTGGAGCTTTATGCAGGTGGGCAGCTACATGGCCCTCTGGGTCATTGGCTATGGGATCATCCAGTTCCTAGCGCCCCAGCTCCTGGGAGGAGGTCGCCCGGGTCGCGCCCCCAAGGCCCGCACCATCCAGATCTGGACGTTCACCTTGACGGCGGTGCCGGCACTCATTGCTACCGCTTTTATGGCCGGCCTGCCGCCGCAATGGGTGGTTACCGGCGGCCTCATCCTCTTCGGGATCGTCTTTGCCTTCAACTCGGCGGTGCACTCCTATCTGGTACTGGCCTACACAGAGGATGACGATGTCGCCCTCAACGTGGGCTTTTACTACATGGCCAACTCCGGTGGGCGCCTGCTGGGGACGGTGACTTCGGGGATCCTCTTCCAGCTTTACGGTCTGGAGGGCTGCCTCTGGTTTTCCACCCTGTTGATTTTGATGGCAGGGCTGTTTTCGCTGAAATTGCCCGATCCCAGCAAAACCCCCGTGGAGTGGGTGGTTAAGCCGGGGGATTGA
- the proB gene encoding glutamate 5-kinase, with product MAATEGTVVVKIGTSSLTDMQTGSLRLSVLGPLVEVLTRLRSQGYAVILVSSGAVGIGCARLGLRQRPTAIAEKQAVAAVGQGRLIRLYDDLFSALNQPIAQVLLTRGDFVERSRYVNANRTFTQLLQMGVIPIVNENDTVAVEELKFGDNDSLSALVASMVQAKWLILLTDVDRLYSADPHRDPSAEPIERVWRGMPLQIKAEAHGNSGWGTGGMATKLAAAQIATAAGVTVVITNGKRPDQIPAILAGEPIGTRFEPAPQPVSARKRWIAYGLIPEGSLTLDEGAVRAICEQGRSLLPAGITDVSGDFEAGAAVRLCDPGGREVGRGLVNYSAEELRRIKGKKTAEIPYILGYEGVDTAVHRDNLALLD from the coding sequence ATGGCAGCAACAGAGGGAACAGTGGTGGTGAAGATCGGCACCTCCAGCTTGACAGACATGCAGACGGGCTCGCTGCGCCTTTCCGTGCTGGGGCCGCTGGTGGAGGTGCTGACTCGGCTGCGCAGCCAGGGCTATGCGGTAATCCTGGTCTCCTCCGGGGCGGTGGGGATAGGCTGTGCCCGCCTGGGCTTGCGCCAACGGCCGACGGCAATTGCGGAAAAGCAGGCGGTGGCGGCGGTGGGTCAGGGACGGCTGATTCGCCTGTACGACGATCTCTTCTCTGCTCTCAACCAACCCATTGCCCAGGTGCTGCTCACCCGAGGCGACTTCGTGGAGCGCAGCCGCTACGTCAATGCCAATCGCACCTTCACCCAACTGCTGCAGATGGGGGTTATCCCTATCGTCAACGAGAACGATACGGTGGCAGTGGAGGAGCTGAAGTTTGGTGACAATGATTCCCTCTCTGCCCTCGTGGCCAGCATGGTACAGGCCAAGTGGCTGATCCTGCTCACCGACGTGGACAGGCTCTATTCGGCGGATCCCCATCGGGACCCCTCCGCCGAGCCGATCGAACGGGTGTGGCGCGGGATGCCGCTGCAGATAAAGGCGGAAGCCCACGGCAACAGTGGCTGGGGCACCGGCGGCATGGCAACCAAGCTCGCTGCGGCTCAAATCGCCACCGCTGCCGGCGTGACGGTCGTGATCACCAACGGCAAACGGCCCGACCAGATCCCAGCCATCTTAGCCGGCGAGCCCATTGGCACCCGCTTTGAGCCCGCTCCTCAGCCGGTTAGCGCCCGCAAGCGGTGGATTGCCTACGGCCTTATCCCCGAGGGATCCCTGACTCTGGATGAGGGAGCCGTGCGGGCAATCTGTGAGCAGGGGCGCTCGCTGCTGCCGGCAGGGATCACCGACGTTTCTGGCGACTTTGAGGCAGGGGCAGCCGTGCGCCTGTGCGATCCCGGCGGACGGGAGGTAGGGCGGGGCCTGGTCAACTACAGCGCCGAGGAACTGCGGCGGATCAAAGGCAAGAAAACCGCCGAGATCCCCTACATCTTGGGCTACGAGGGAGTCGATACAGCGGTTCACCGGGATAACCTGGCCCTGCTTGACTAA